A portion of the Clupea harengus chromosome 18, Ch_v2.0.2, whole genome shotgun sequence genome contains these proteins:
- the elavl2 gene encoding ELAV-like protein 2: MAVRLCDVTSLLRSGSWAAEPWTGVIAAMEAQLSNGPTCNNTSNGPATISNNCSSPVDSGSIEDSKTNLIVNYLPQNMTQEELKSLFGSIGEIESCKLVRDKITGQSLGYGFVNYAEPKDAEKAINTLNGLRLQTKTIKVSYARPSSASIRDANLYVSGLPKTMTQKELEQLFSQYGRIITSRILVDQVTGVSRGVGFIRFDRRVEAEEAIKGLNGQKPPGASEPITVKFANNPSQKTSQALLSQLYQSPNRRYPGPLAQQAQRFRLDNLLNMAYGVKSRFSPMAIEGVSSLAGINLPGHAGTGWCIFVYNLAPDADESILWQMFGPFGAVTNVKVIRDFSTNKCKGFGFVTMTNYDEAAMAIASLNGYRLGDRVLQVSFKTNKSHKA, encoded by the exons ATGGCAGTCAGACTGTGCGATGTGACCTCTCTACTTAGAAGTGGTTCCTGGGCGGCAGAGCCTTGGACTGGG GTGATTGCCGCGATGGAAGCACAGCTGTCCAATGGGCCGACTTGTAACAACACGTCCAACGGTCCCGCCACGATCTCGAACAACTGCTCCTCCCCGGTGGACTCGGGCAGCATAGAGGACAGTAAAACGAACCTGATTGTCAACTACCTGCCGCAGAACATGACCCAGGAGGAGCTCAAGAGCTTATTTGGCAGCATTGGGGAAATCGAGTCCTGCAAACTTGTACGAGACAAAATAACAG GACAGAGTCTGGGTTATGGATTTGTGAACTATGCTGAGCCAAAAGACGCCGAGAAAGCCATCAACACTTTAAACGGACTGAGACTCCAGACCAAGACCATTAAG GTGTCGTACGCACGCCCCAGCTCGGCCTCCATCCGTGATGCCAACCTGTACGTGAGCGGCCTGCCCAAGACCATGACCCagaaggagctggagcagctctTCTCCCAGTACGGACGCATCATCACCTCGCGCATCCTCGTCGACCAGGTCACAG gtgtgtccAGGGGGGTGGGTTTCATCCGCTTCGACCGCCGGGTGGAGGCGGAGGAGGCCATCAAGGGCCTGAATGGGCAGAAGCCCCCGGGAGCCTCGGAGCCAATCACAGTGAAGTTCGCCAACAACCCCAGCCAGAAGACCAGCCAGGCGCTGCTCTCCCAGCTCTACCAGTCGCCCAATCGAAGGTACCCAGGACCCCTCGCACAACAAGCGCAGCGCTTCAG GTTGGACAATCTGCTAAACATGGCCTATGGAGTGAAAAG TCGATTCTCCCCCATGGCTATCGAAGGCGTGTCCAGCCTGGCTGGCATCAACCTCCCTGGGCACGCGGGCACAGGCTGGTGCATCTTTGTCTACAACCTGGCGCCGGATGCGGACGAGAGCATCCTGTGGCAGATGTTTGGGCCGTTCGGCGCGGTCACCAACGTCAAGGTGATCCGCGACTTCAGTACCAACAAATGCAAAGGCTTCGGCTTCGTCACCATGACCAACTACGACGAGGCCGCCATGGCGATCGCCAGTCTGAATGGGTACCGCCTGGGCGACCGGGTCTTGCAGGTCTCCTTCAAGACTAACAAATCGCACAAGGCTTAA